A window of Rhododendron vialii isolate Sample 1 chromosome 13a, ASM3025357v1 contains these coding sequences:
- the LOC131314975 gene encoding probable anion transporter 5, with amino-acid sequence MWWTNLPKRYVIVFLTFICTCVCYIERVGFSIAYTFAADAAKVNQSTKGTILSAFYYGYACSQVPGGWAAQKIGGRRVLLLSFMLWSLTCALVPADPQGVMVLVIARLLVGVAQGFIFPSIHTVLAQWVPPHERSRSVSLTTSGMYLGAAMGMLVLPSLVKFKGAQSVFLAEAALGAMWALLWFKYASDPPRAEHPKAAAAGFGESTLPIGGIQKVKQSAQIPWKRIMLSLPVWAIVINNFTFHYALYVLMNWLPTYFELGLHVSLQKMGSSKMMPYLNMFVFSNIGGVIADHLITRRILSVTKTRKVLNTVGFLVASFALMALPLFRTSGGAVFCSSMALGFLALGRAGFAVNHMDVAPRYAGIVMGVSNTAGTLAGIIGVDFTGKLLEAAKTDHLDLSSPESWRAVFFIPGLLCIFSSFVFLLFSTGERIFD; translated from the coding sequence ATGTGGTGGACAAACTTACCCAAGCGATATGTGATTGTCTTCTTAACCTTCATCTGCACTTGTGTATGCTACATAGAACGTGTGGGCTTCTCAATCGCATACACCTTTGCTGCTGATGCAGCAAAGGTGAACCAATCAACCAAAGGCACCATACTTTCAGCATTCTACTATGGCTATGCCTGTTCACAAGTCCCAGGTGGATGGGCAGCTCAGAAAATTGGCGGAAGGCGTGTTCTCCTTCTCTCATTTATGTTATGGTCCCTCACTTGTGCTTTAGTACCGGCAGACCCACAGGGAGTCATGGTTTTAGTAATTGCCCGTTTATTAGTAGGGGTGGCACAAGGGTTCATCTTCCCATCGATACACACTGTCCTAGCACAATGGGTGCCACCACATGAACGGTCAAGGTCTGTTTCTCTCACCACATCTGGAATGTATCTAGGTGCAGCTATGGGAATGCTTGTGCTTCCAAGTCTAGTGAAGTTTAAGGGAGCCCAATCTGTATTTCTTGCTGAAGCAGCTTTAGGTGCCATGTGGGCTCTACTTTGGTTCAAATACGCCAGTGATCCACCTCGTGCTGAGCATCCCAAAGCAGCCGCTGCTGGATTTGGGGAATCTACTTTACCAATTGGAGGGATTCAGAAGGTAAAACAAAGCGCCCAAATCCCATGGAAAAGGATAATGCTCAGCTTACCAGTTTGGGCAATTGTGATAAATAATTTCACTTTCCATTACGCTTTGTATGTGCTCATGAACTGGCTTCCCACGTATTTCGAGCTGGGACTCCATGTTAGCCTTCAAAAAATGGGTTCGTCGAAAATGATGCCTTATCTCAACATGTTTGTGTTTTCAAATATTGGTGGAGTTATTGCTGACCACTTGATTACAAGAAGAATCTTGTCTGTGACTAAAACCAGAAAGGTGTTAAACACCGTAGGATTTCTAGTTGCTTCTTTTGCATTGATGGCACTTCCTCTCTTTAGAACATCTGGTGGGGCTGTATTCTGTTCTTCTATGGCTCTTGGTTTTTTAGCGTTAGGGAGAGCTGGGTTTGCAGTAAATCACATGGATGTTGCTCCTAGATATGCTGGAATTGTTATGGGAGTTTCTAATACAGCTGGCACATTGGCTGGGATTATTGGGGTTGATTTCACTGGAAAACTTCTCGAAGCTGCTAAAACTGATCATTTGGATCTTTCAAGTCCAGAAAGCTGGAGGGCTGTTTTCTTCATTCCAGGGTTGCTTTGCATCTTTAGTTCTTTTGTGTTTTTGCTGTTTTCAACTGGTGAGAGGATTTTTGACTGA
- the LOC131314974 gene encoding uncharacterized protein LOC131314974, whose product MVSDADEDDDFSGSEGDEGLDEDMEALRRACILTGTDLNSLQPPANETTASDCDDDDDDDMELVRGVQRRLSACNHAEAPLFLKPLSTLPPALSDPDDDEDDFEILRAIQKRFSGYVQDREKNGKGKFMSKVEHVRSNSIALEKETSNNLVVDSTNVSEGFPDSLDFYTTSQSSESINNITHGVSSSGLVEWHQPDDHGLAIMPCSGSSFPKSAQMFVDAIKKNRACQKFLRSKLMQIEARIEENKTLKQRVKLLRDFQVSCKKRTGRALSQKKDARVQLISAIKPRANSKVNGKNGSPLYYGPNENSHVTSYRMVLKKFPISLNHEKWSHEERENLAKGIKQQFQELLLHKSVDLISDVEGSSGDSNDFDSMIASIRDLDIAPETIRSFLPKVNWERLASMYVPGHSGAECEARWLNCEDPLINHHSWSRREDKELLRIIQERGISDWIDIAVLLGTNRTPFQCLARYQRSLNASILKREWTEDDDDKLRAAVETFGEGNWQLVASTLEGRTGTQCSNRWIKSLHPARQRVGRWTLDEDKRLKVAVMLFGPKNWNKIAQFVPGRTHVQCRERWVNSLDPSLRFGGWTQEEDSKLDAAVAKHRDCWSKVYWSKVAACVPPRTDNQCKRRWKDIHPVEWSWLQAARKIQNVALISNFVDRESERPALGPNDFIPLAITNAVAESENVNPSGKRKRKSRSRRPTKEAQSCPGEVPLLTNGNGIENYGGDAISKNRVMKPRRSKKNRNFEPTQDCARDSQVGPSDGTTKRNRSFGRRKRKSSARPEAASMDDAISRTEREKKPYSKGNKHPRPRIAHLAASEKLSKILEVKELSGDHAVKNRKASEQCRRESKCVQLLDESSGMINSDKIVSFKENNAISEKRVDSTQVDSSFCQVSTLSKITDINEVEAFSDVGARNKNSHEPRSKRSKYNRLMLELLEISDSGEADTLRGNDASLGKKKVTKRSLKKCSGVSHSSSSKSCMIIEGHKRSRTTNKSISNYISEVEDRDDMTLASFIQNQRKKRKLNLTETVSFVVGPSAPPPGFEKIRNTADMHHNTNNED is encoded by the exons ATGGTATCTGACGCAGATGAAGACGATGACTTCTCCGGGAGTGAGGGCGACGAGGGCTTGGACGAGGACATGGAAGCCCTAAGGAGGGCCTGCATTCTCACGGGAACCGACCTCAATTCCCTCCAACCCCCTGCCAATGAAACCACCGCCTCTGATTGCGACGATGACGATGACGACGACATGGAATTGGTTCGCGGGGTACAGCGGAGGTTGTCGGCATGCAATCACGCGGAGGCGCCTCTCTTTCTCAAGCCCCTCAGCACGCTCCCGCCGGCTCTCTCGGACCCAGATGATGATGAGGACGATTTCGAGATACTCCGTGCCATTCAAAAGCGTTTTTCCGGATATGTTCAAG ACAGGGAGAAAAATGGCAAGGGAAAATTTATGAGTAAAGTGGAGCATGTCCGTTCCAACAGCATAGCCTTGGAGAAGGAAACTTCCAATAACTTAGTTGTAGACAGCACTAATGTTTCTGAGGGATTTCCAGATTCTTTAGATTTTTACACCACCTCCCAGAGTTCCGAATCAATTAATAACATTACTCACGGGGTTAGTTCATCAGGCTTAGTTGAGTGGCATCAACCAGATGATCATGGTTTGGCTATAATGCCATGCAGCGGTTCTAGCTTCCCAAAGTCTGCACAGATGTTTGTTGATGCCATCAAGAAGAACAGGGCCTGTCAGAAATTTCTTAGAAGCAAGTTGATGCAGATTGAAGCAAGGATTGAAGAGAACAAAACACTGAAGCAGCGTGTTAAACTTCTGAGAGATTTTCAGGTTAGCTGCAAAAAAAGGACTGGGCGAGCATTGTCCCAGAAGAAGGATGCTCGTGTCCAGCTGATTTCAGCCATAAAGCCAAGGGCTAATTCCAAG GTGAATGGGAAAAATGGCTCTCCTTTATATTATGGCCCTAATGAGAATTCTCATGTCACTAGTTATAGAATGGTATTGAAGAAATTTCCAATCTCGTTGAATCATGAAAAGTGGTCTCATGAAGAAAGGGAGAATCTTGCCAAGGGAATAAAACAGCAATTCCAAGAACTGTTGCTTCACAAGTCAGTTGATTTAATCAG TGATGTAGAGGGATCCTCTGGAGATTCAAATGACTTTGATAGTATGATTGCATCAATTAGGGATCTTGATATCGCCCCTGAGACTATTAGATCGTTTTTGCCCAAGGTTAACTGGGAGCGGTTGGCCTCTATGTACGTCCCAGGTCATTCTGGTGCCGAATGTGAAGCAAG GTGGTTGAACTGTGAAGACCCCTTAATCAATCACCACTCATGGTCTAGAAGGGAGGATAAGGAACTTCTGCGTATTATCCAAGAAAGGGGTATCAGTGACTGGATTGACATTGCCGTTTTGTTGGGAACAAACAGGACCCCATTTCAGTGCCTGGCTCGTTATCAAAGAAGTCTTAATGCTTCGATACTGAAGAGGGAGTGGactgaggatgatgatgataaACTTCGCGCTGCTGTAGAAACTTTTGGCGAGGGTAATTGGCAGCTTGTGGCTTCTACTTTGGAAGGACGGACAGGTACCCAATGCTCTAATAG ATGGATAAAATCCCTTCACCCAGCTAGGCAAAGGGTAGGGAGGTGGACTTTGGATGAGGACAAGCGACTGAAAGTAGCAGTGATGCTCTTTGGGCCAAAAAACTGGAATAAAATAGCTCAATTTGTTCCTGGTCGAACTCATGTGCAGTGTAGAGAGAG ATGGGTCAATAGCTTAGATCCTTCTTTGAGATTTGGTGGATGGACTCAAGAAGAGGATTCAAAGTTGGATGCAGCAGTTGCAAAACATAGAGATTGCTGGTCTAAGGTTTACTGGTCTAAGGTTGCTGCGTGTGTGCCTCCCCGTACTGATAATCAGTGTAAGAG GAGGTGGAAGGATATACATCCAGTTGAATGGTCATGGCTCCAAGCAGCTAGAAAGATACAAAACGTAGCTCTCATATCAAACTTCGTAGATAGGGAGTCAGAACGACCTGCCCTTGGACCAAATGATTTCATTCCGCTGGCAATCACAAATGCAGTTGCGGAATCTGAAAATGTAAATCCTTCTGGAAAACGAAAGAGGAAATCAAG GTCCAGGAGACCTACGAAGGAAGCTCAAAGCTGTCCTGGGGAAGTTCCACTGTTAACCAATGGCAATGGGATTGAGAACTATGGTGGTGATGCTATTTCAAAGAATAGAGTGATGAAGCCACGACGATCAAAGAAGAATAGAAACTTTGAACCAACTCAAGATTGTGCAAGGGACAGTCAAGTTGGACCATCTGATGGGACGACAAAGAGGAATAGGTCTTTTGGGAGGCGAAAAAGGAAATCTAG TGCGAGGCCGGAAGCAGCTTCCATGGATGATGCCATTTCGAGGACGGAAAGAGAAAAGAAGCCGTATTCTAAGGGGAATAAACACCCTCGTCCAAGAATAGCTCATTTAGCAGCTAGTGAAAAGTTATCAAAAATATTAGAGGTTAAAGAACTTAGTGGTGATCATGCTGTGAAGAATAGAAAGGCATCTGAACAATGTCGAAGAGAGAGTAAATGTGTTCAACTGTTAGATGAAAGCTCAGGGATGATCAATTCAGATAAGATTGTGAGCTTCAAGGAAAATAATGCTATTTCAGAGAAGCGTGTTGATTCAACTCAAGTTGATTCATCATTTTGTCAAGTTTCAACATTATCAAAGATAACGGACATTAATGAGGTTGAAGCCTTCAGTGATGTTGGTGCAAGGAATAAGAATTCTCATGAACCCAGATCAAAGAGGAGTAAATATAACAGACTTATGCTGGAACTTTTAGAGATAAGCGATTCTGGTGAAGCAGATACATTAAGGGGCAATGATGCCAGTTTGGGGAAGAAAAAGGTTACCAAGCGAAGTTTGAAAAAGTGCAGTGGAGTAAGTCATTCGTCATCTTCAAAGTCTTGTATGATTATTGAGGGGCATAAAAGGTCAAGAACTACCAATAAGTCTATTTCTAATTATATTTCTGAGGTTGAAGACAGGGATGACATGACTCTTGCATCATTTATTCAGAACCAACGGAAGAAGAGAAAGCTTAACCTCACTGAAACAGTTAGTTTTGTTGTTGGACCCAGCGCTCCTCCCCCTGGATTTGAGAAAATCCGGAATACGGCAGATATGCATCATAATACGAACAATGAGGATTAA
- the LOC131314973 gene encoding protein SENSITIVE TO PROTON RHIZOTOXICITY 2-like, which yields MISGATSCFPNVSQGLQMYDSLPQEGMVPSSLEQQTSTWESHSNSLLYTLSLLKEKVHQVESLVTIFISPNQAQPPKSTAIAIASMGALVQEVMVTASSLMFTCQQMSAGSSPANNNASAANEVLHRAGGTSSQPNIRGREERSGQGFYNPGESTLDHWYACDPNNNTSNQTNINISDRNEAGRREKERELTKSGHENNEGSPKNYDIIELDAADLLAKYTHYCQVCGKGFKRDANLRMHMRAHGDEYKSSAALSNPMKNINNNITGVGCDDGDKNGTMLLPRKYSCPHEGCRWNRKHAKFQPLKSMICVKNHYKRSHCPKMYVCKRCNRKQFSVLSDLRTHEKHCGDLKWVCSCGTTFSRKDKLLGHCALFVGHAPATPPACGTTTMTTKVMGKVEQQQQHDQVQIRVNNR from the coding sequence ATGATTTCTGGGGCCACTTCTTGTTTCCCTAACGTTTCACAAGGGTTACAGATGTATGATAGTCTCCCCCAAGAAGGGATGGTTCCTTCCTCTCTAGAACAACAAACCTCCACATGGGAAAGCCACTCAAACTCTCTCCTCTACACCCTCTCCCTCCTCAAAGAAAAGGTTCACCAGGTCGAATCACTGGTCACCATCTTCATCTCCCCGAATCAAGCCCAGCCCCCAAAGTCAACCGCCATCGCCATAGCCAGCATGGGCGCCTTGGTCCAAGAAGTTATGGTCACCGCCTCCTCCCTCATGTTCACCTGTCAACAGATGTCCGCGGGTTCAAGTCCTGCTAACAACAACGCAAGTGCTGCTAATGAAGTACTGCACAGAGCTGGCGGCACTTCAAGTCAACCAAACATCAGGGGCCGCGAAGAACGATCGGGACAAGGGTTCTATAATCCAGGCGAAAGCACGCTCGATCACTGGTACGCTTGCGATCCAAATAACAATACCAGCAATCAAACTAATATCAACATCTCTGACAGAAATGAAGCCGGTAGGAGGGAGAAGGAGAGGGAGTTGACTAAAAGCGGTCACGAAAACAACGAAGGATCGCCAAAGAACTACGATATTATAGAGCTGGATGCGGCAGATTTACTGGCTAAGTACACCCACTATTGCCAAGTTTGTGGGAAAGGATTCAAGCGCGACGCGAACCTGAGGATGCACATGAGGGCTCATGGGGATGAGTACAAGTCAAGCGCGGCGTTGAGCAACCCGATGAAGAATATTAACAACAATATCACGGGCGTAGGTTGCGATGACGGAGACAAGAACGGCACGATGCTGCTGCCGAGGAAGTACTCGTGCCCGCACGAAGGCTGTAGGTGGAACCGGAAGCACGCCAAGTTCCAGCCGCTGAAGTCGATGATCTGCGTGAAGAATCACTACAAGAGGAGCCACTGCCCGAAGATGTACGTGTGCAAGAGGTGCAACCGGAAGCAGTTTTCGGTGCTCTCGGATTTGAGGACTCATGAGAAGCACTGCGGGGATTTGAAGTGGGTGTGTTCGTGCGGGACCACTTTTTCTAGGAAGGATAAGCTTCTGGGTCACTGTGCTTTGTTCGTCGGGCACGCTCCGGCGACTCCTCCGGCCTGTGGCACGACAACGATGACGACGAAAGTGATGGGGAAAGtcgaacaacaacaacaacacgATCAGGTGCAAATTAGAGTGAATAATAGGTAA